gagacagaggaggcctGTAAACCTAGTCGTCAGAGTCCCGTGGCTGGTCAATGCCAACAGAGACTACCGAGCTCCAAAGCTCTTTACCAGCTTAACCCAAACATAACCCTTGCCTCGGCGCAGACGACACATACAATTTTCAACCTTTccttgacccagtctgtaatccccacatgTTTTAAGGTGACCACCATCATCCCTGTTTCGAAGAACTCTTaggcttcatgccacaatgactaccgccctgtagccaCTCACTTCTGTAATCATTAAGTTCGTTGAAAGGCTGGTTAAGGCTCACACCAACTCCACCATCccactcactccaatttgcataccgtcccaacagatgcatagatgacacaatctcaattgctctccacactgccctcgcCCACCTGGATCAGAGGAATAAccgtgtgagaatgctgttcaccgactacagctcagcgttcaacaccattatccTCTCCAAGCTTAGGACTctgggtctgaacacctccctctgcaactggatcctgggcttcctgacaggccgactccaggtggtgagggtaggcaacatcacgtCCACCACACACAGGACCCTTAACACAGGGGAGTGTtcttagtcccttcctgtacttcctgttcacccacgagtGGGTGGCCACACACACTGTGACGGCCccggcacaacctacctggcacccctataaataataacctcaagtcaaaaccgttacaacacacacacacacgaatccAATATAATACAATTACCGAGTTCACTAGCGACAACAGTGGTAGCCCTGATCACCGGCGACGATGAGTCAGCCTACGGGGAGGAGGACCTGACAGTGCGGTGCCGgagcaacaacctctccctcaacgtcagcaagaccaaaggagctgatcgtggactacaggaaacagtcatcaaagactccaaccacccaacCCATAGACCGTTTTCTCTGCTGCCGCATGGCAAGAGGTCCCAGTGCATCAAGTCAGAcaacaggctcttgaacagcttctatccccaagcaataCGATTGATAAATTGCTAACAAAATAGCTACACGGACTGTATTTGCACTGTctatatgcacactcacagggccctacacactcacacggTCACTCCATTTGCTCACTCGTACAtaatatactgactctacaccCCCACTCACAtgcaagctgctgctactctgttaatcTTATCTTAGATCCTGTTGCCGAGTCACCTCACGCCTATAGATATCTACCTGTGCGTTCAGCTAAGCCAATCACTTtatccatcatcctctctctcggtctctctctgagctgagcATTGGGTACCACTCCAGGGGGTCTATACCCCTTCTAAACGGCTAtcttctcctctttcactcctccctctcatccactcGTTTATCTCCCACTCGCTCTCCTGCAGTTCAGGCCAGACAGCTTAATGAAAGGCCGGGGGGGGCAGATGTAACTCAGTCCCCTCTATTAGATTTCACCCCCCAtcctcccatctccacctccTTCATTATTACCTGACCTGACTGACCctggagaggggactggtgacacgGAACCTCTCACTTTATCTTCTTTCTCGTTCCCTCAATCTTGCCCAAACTCTGCCCTCACTTCTCCTTTTCGTAATCCTCATACTTTTCCCTTTCGCTTGTTCTCCTGCCTTCACTCACTACTTCTCACTGTCATCCTAATCCCCCTCTACTCCACTATTAACAGCAGGGCTCTGCTCCACTATTAACAACAGGGCTCTGCTCCACTATTAACAACAGGGCTCTGCTCCACTATTAACAACAGGGCTCTGCTCCACTATTAACAACAGGGCTCTGCTCCACTATTAACAGCAGGGCTCTGCTCCACTATTAACAGCAGGGCTCTGCTCCACTATTAACAGCAGGGCTCTGCTCCACTATTAACAGCAGGGCTCTGCTCCACTATTAACAGCAGGGCTCTGCTCCACTATTAACAGCAGGGCTCTGCTCCACTATTAACAGCAGGGCTCTACTCCACTATTAACAGCAGGGCTCTACTCCACTATTAACAGCAGGGCTCTACTCCACTATTAACAGCAGGGCTCTACTCCACTATTAACAGCAGGGCTCTACTCCACTATTAACAGCAGGGCTCTACTCCACTATTAACAGCAGGGCTCTACTCCACTATTAACAGCAGGGCTCTACTCCACTATTAACAGCAGGGCTCTACTCCACTATTAACAGCAGGGCTCTGTTCCTTTGGCCCCTTCCTCCGTCTTTTCTTCCCTTCATCCTACACCACACTCTTGGAATGTGTCTGGCCCCTGTCACGAAGATAGCTgccatgaaacacacacacacacagtccagtgaCATTCTGGACATCAGTGTTGTCCGCAAGAGGAACAGAAAAGCTCTGTTCTGGCAAtgaggcaacaaaaaaaaacgaaCGGTTGTGAAGCTCTGGCCTACAGCCCCGATGTCTATTCGGCCAGCAGCCATCATCATAAATCCCCCCTGGCTTACCACCGCCTTAGCCCAGAGAGAGACGGTGAAACCACCAACGCAGAGCACCTTACTGAAAACACCCATGACATTACTACAGCTTTTCCTAATAAAAAGACAGCTCCTAGGTGTCACAAACCCGGTCAAATAAAAGACCAGATCTGATGGTGTTGGACCTAATAGAGCCAATACACACCTGACCCGGCCTACAGACCCGTCCATATTAGCTCATGCCAAAGCAGATGTATTTCGCTCTGAAGGAGGATGATCCAACTCGCCTGTAGATACCTGCCTCAACTAGATAGGACAGGGTCTGTAGCAGCGACTACACACataccagagagaggagatactgtgTACCTGCCCACCTCATGGCTACTCCCACCTCATGGCTACTCCTCGAGAGAAAGGCAGCCTTATATACTGGATTTACACCAGGGGCCCGCTGTGGAATGTTCAGATATAAATACGCTATGTggaacaaacatgcctctctgacaAGTCCAATAAGGAATCACGTCGGCTCTACTTGTGGCATTTGTATTGGCGACGCTCGACAATGTGGTCCTGACCACGTCCATGCCCacatggacagagacagtctTCACCTGTCCACACCTGAGTATATTATATCTATGACTTTAGAAGGCCAGGGTCATCTGACTTCACCTCCTAGTTATACCATACTTATGTAAAAAGGCCCGGGGGGGGGGCTATATGGCCAACGCCATCTTaagcaacgcggagtgcctggatacagcccttaaccgtggtatattggccatataccacaaacccagaggtgccttattgctattttaaactggttaccaatgtagtAATTAAAAGAGTAAAAatctgttttgtcatacctgtggtatacagtctgaaataccacggctttcagccaatcaaaaCCACCCAGTGTCTAATGTACTGTATCTAAGCCTGCCCTCACCTGTTGACATTCATCTCCCATCTCAGCTCTTCCCAATAGTAAATCTAATCTGTGTCTCATCTCTTACCTGGCAGACGGCGCAGTAGTGGAGCAGCAGCCCGGCgctgacacaggcacacacagacacagagaggaggtgagagcgTAGCCTGTCCCACACACTCCGCACAGGGTCTCCCAACGTGAACTCCACGAGCGTCCGGCGCTCCATCAGACTGTCCCTCAGTTAGCCTAGCGGGGTTAGCATTTAGCCTTGCCCCTCTCTCTATGTCACTGTTAGCCGAGCATTTAGCCTTACCTCTGACTGATAGAAGCTGTCTGTCCCCCAGTTAGCCCTGCAGCATTAGCAGTCAACCAATTGAATTGCCTGGCTTTGTTAACTTGTGTTCTGGTGAACCTCCCCTCTCATATGAGGTTACACTATAATCCCTCTCCCACTgagccctccccctctctcactgcctTATCTTTAACACCAACTGTCTCGGTCTTCTCAGCCGCATTGTGTCACCCTCTTACTGTACCACTGTCTCCCTACATGATATTCTCGTCTCGGTCTTCTCAGCCGCATTGTGTCACCCTCTTACTGTACCACTGTCTCCCTACATGatattctcttctccctcccgctctctcactAATCTGTAATTCAACGCTCAATTTTCCCTCCAAATTCATTATgacctctgcccccccccctgtcAATTTTCCCTCCAAATTCATTATGACCTCTGCCTGTCCCCCTTGTCAATTTTCCCTCCAAATTATTTATGAActctgctgcccccccccccccttgtcaaTTTTCCCTCTCCAAGTTTCTTTCCCCTCTCACACCAACTGCCTTTCTGACATCCTCTCACAATCTGTTTATAgtagtctctccctttctctaatcCCTCCATCAGCCTGTACTGAACCGGTGTCCTCAGAAACCCAGAGTCCCTAGTGACATACATGACTGTAATACCTCTATAGTCTACACTGCTTTTGACGACACATACTAGGTCACAGGAAATATACTTCTGTAGTGTTAGGAACTTCTATGAGAgatgcccccccccctcacacttCATGTTCCTGCAGGAATTACCTCAATACCAGCAGACAGCATTTTTTTGCTCTGTTAGCTAAATTGAAAATAAAAAGGTGTTCAAAATATCCACACATATTTTACTCATGTAAATCCAGAGggacaagtgagagagagaaagagagagagagagagagcaatagtggGGGAAAGGCAAAAAACCCTTGAAGTGTGTGAGTATAATGCAAAAGACATCTACCTACCTAACGTAGCCAATGCTGCTTTGTCATCATGCTGGTACCAAAGTGAATTACTGGATTGGATATTCAGAGGAAAACAACATTTCCAAATACCACTAACCCTgttttctttccctctttctctctcaaaccCAGGACTCCTTGGGAAACAGTGGCAATTGTTACTGATTGGACTATCCGGACTAAATAAGGAACATTTTAATCCACTAGAGTACTCCCCCTATAGCTCCCTCTAAACCCTTCCCCCGCAGTcctgtctctctttgtccctcagCGAGAGAGGTATGAAGCGTTTGATTTACAAAGGGGGGGTACTCCCGTTTTAGTGCTCACAACACCAGTGTGCTGTAGTCTTTAAAGACGTCctccaacaaacaaaaaacattctgTTGAAAAGTgatatcccaagtataaatacagtgAAGTACACATCCtaaatggtaaaaaaaaaaaactgagtaAAATAGTGTTTTTTTAAGACAACCGCAAACTTCAAGGAGTATGCCATTCAAGGAGTTAGTCTGATGGGTATATGTGATGTCAGATTGATGGCCTTCCCCCTTGCTTGAGGAACAATAGAGAACAAAAGAGGAAagctccccctcccccccacacacacacaatggcatgatttacctggaccacctattgagatgtaccttttgttaagtaaatcaTGGGATTTCGcttttcaacaggaaaagtttttatattttttattataaatTAAAATCGCTGGATGAGGTCTTACTTTTAGGTGTGATGCTGCTATTTGTCAGGCCTTGTTTACATGTAAACCAAATCCGCTCCCTTCTGCTCTCTGTGGCATGAGCACAGCTCAACCACAGCCCAGtcaacacaaaaaaacagaagtCTGACACAAATGTGTGTTTTAATGCTTTTGTGAACACTAACAAATATGTGTGAGAGTGCTGCAAGTTTGCAATTGTGAGTTGCATAACGGGAGTTTGTGTACGAGTTGGTTCTTGTGTGTGCACATGGAGCATGCCCTGTATGAGCTGGTATGTGTTGTGGGGTatattgtagtgtgtgtgtgtgtatatagagagAGTACTTTATCACTCCTCCACTCATCTATATTTTCCTCTGCATTCTGTTCCACTGCCTGTGAATCAGCGGAAAACCTTATGCCGTGGTGCAAGGCTAGACGGGGGGGAGATAGTGTCAGAGAAATGAAGGGATGATGCCGGCAGAAATTAGACTAAGAAATAGGTTCAAAGTCATGTGAATAATGCAAGACGTTACATTCAAAATACAAACCGagagaaaatgaaaaaaaaagagagaaacagcGCCATATATGGCAATGATGTCACCTAGCAACACAACTGCCTTCAGCCCAATTTTCCATGACACACTCTGAGCTGTGAGCGCGAGACGGGCAGAGTGTGTAGTGTGCGAGTGTGTGCCTTAAACTCTGAATATGTATTTGTGTGAGCAGGCAAGTGTCTACTTGGTACATCATTGAGCACAAGGTTAAACAACTGGTTTGGCCACACTTTGAAAGCCTACAGTAAGCCAATAACAACAAAGGCCCTAATACTACCACCACCGACAACACTCCTCAGTGATGCCGTATCACACCAGCTAGATCCAAAATGGATGCCCCAAGTACAGTCACTCACTCCTCAGTGATGCCGTATCACACCAGCTAGATCCAAAATGGATCCCCTAGTACAGTCACTCACTCCTCAGTGATGCCGGTATCACACCAGCTAGATCCAAAATGGATGGCCCAGTACAAATCACTCACTCCTCGGTGATGCCGTATCCCCCCAGCTAGATCCAAAATGGATGCCCCAGTACAATCACTCACTCCTCGGGTACTTCCCTCTGTTCTAGATATTTAATCATAACAGTAGTGTGGGATCTACAAGATGGGAACTGCTGACCAACCCCCTTTCACCCAGATGACATTCATGCATTAACAAGGATGACACACACGCGCAAATATGGAAATATCTGAACTCGCAGAAGATAAAGCGAATCGGAGATAAAGCAAATGtagtgaggaaaagagagagagcgagacaaccTAGATAGGAAAcgttgaaaaacagcttctatctcaaggccatcagacggttaaacagccaccactaacattgagtggccgctgccaacttacggactcaaatctctagccactttaataattacaaattggatgtaataaatgtatcactggtcactttaaacaatgccactttatataaatgttcacataccctacattactcatctcatatgtataaactgtactctataccatctactgcatcttgactATGCCGttcggtcatcgctcatccatctattcatatgtacatattcttattaattcctttacactagtgtgtataaggtagttgttgtgaaattgttaagaTTACTTGTCAGATATTACTGcaatggtcggaactagaagcacaagcatttcgctacactcccatgaacatctgctaaccatgtgtatgtgaccaataacatttgatttgagcaaAGGGATAGAGCTATGGCTAAGTGCTGAATTCAGGGTGTTTGGGTACATTTTCTGGAggctctctctcaccacacattGACTCACACACAGCATAGAAACCCACTGGAGTCACACATCAATGCCATCTCAATAGATCAGTCATTATGTGTTATTTGGAAGGCCGTCTCCCTCTCAGAGACATGAACAAACAAGGACTGAACAGATGTCCCCCTGGAGTAGTTTCTCTCACAAACAAAAGGCACATTGATTAtgcactcagagagagacagaaagtaaaagggagagagagaacgtgtgtgtgtgtgtgtgtgtgttggtgatatGTAACATGTGGAAATTCTAGTATTTCCACGCAGTCTTTCTCGGTGGTGACTTCTAGGATTCACACCATTCCTGTTCAGGAAGAGAGCTTGCCTGATTTTCAATTGGTCCATTTCCAGGAAAGACATCCTGTTTTTGAGCTCATGTCATTCCAAGCATTTCTGGTCAGGGCGCATCAAAGGCCTCCGACTGGGGAGGGAAACGCCATAAATGTACCACTGTAAGAAGGTTGGAGCTGCATCATACATGGGACGAAACAAGAACAGCTCGAGGTTCAGAAAATGACCCTGCGTTAATCGAGCCGAGCGATAATCACAGTCAAGGGTCATAGTGGTTGGAGGTCATGGGTAAAGAGTCACTCGGGAGTCAAAGGTTCACCGATCTCCAATAAAACGCCCTATTCATTGGCGTAGGAGTATTATGTAAGAGACACCAAAAGTTAACCTGGTCCTCTGATAGGCCAGCCGATTTCCATCATATTGTTTAACTGATCCTTTCTGATCTATGCATAAATACAATAAGCACAATATGCACTCCAAACTCCATCAGGTTCCAAGGGTCATTtaatgatcaaatacaaattaTACCCTTGACGCAGCCATTGACCTAATATTCACCACACCCCCTGCGGTAGGAGCACATGGCCTTGGTGGCTTTGTGTTTGTGACCCGAGTGAGACGTCAGTAGGTCTGACACAAACACTGACATTGAGGAAATAACACTGAGTGCGTTTGTTTTATTGACATGCAATCTGTAAGTCATCAAGGTGCCGGGGACACACATTACCAGTGAAGGTCTGCTCTGCGCATTAGGACATCATTTTAATCATAGTGCATCTCATAAatgaaagaagaagaaaaaaaagactcGGCCTTATATCAATAGCATGAGAGCATACAACTGTAccatggaagtgtgtgtgtgtgtgtgtgtgtgtgtgtacagaaagTAGCCTAATAAAAAGCACGAGCTGGCATACACCCAGACAAATGATCTcgtgtagaggtgctgactaactgTGAATACACTGCAAGCTACACAAATAAAGAGAGTTTAGCCAATAAATCACCGGGAGTCTTTATTTATTTGTGTGCAGAGAGTAAATAggcctgtgtgtatgtatgtatgtatgtatgtatatatatgcccATCTTTGGCACTTCCAGCCAACATTCAGGACCGATTATAGCAAAGGAGTTTAACATAATACTACTGTGTGCTTTTGTATGCAACTAAATAGAAGATGAACTCTAGTCAGTAGACCACCGCATTTAtcgcacaatatatatatatatttagcacACTTACCCCCGTGCTTTCGTCTGGGCTGCCCAGCGTGTTGCCTATGACCGGGGACAGGCTGGGCTCGATGTCGCTGCCGTTGAAGTCATCTTCGGACTCCTCAAAGGACGAGGCGGAGGACAAGCAGCCGGCAGAGGACGAGTTGGAGAGCTTTCTGTGAAAGCGCATTAGCGCCGGGGAGCCTCCGCAGCCACTGTCCGAGCATGGGGACTCATCATCGGCGTGTGGGCCCAGCGATGATCCACCGACTCCGAGTCCCATGGTCCTTGGATCTAGTGTTTCCTGGGTCCAACTGGGGCTTAGATCTCTGGTTATAATAAGCTTTGGGATAGTACCGGGGAAACTTTGGCTGCCTAGTGGACTTTGGACCTGTCCGTGTGGCTGTATTGGAGAGTTGATCGAGGGGTCCTCCTGGTTCCCCGACTCAACTGAACAACCGTTCTGATCATTTTTCCTGACAGCTTCGGGCTCACGGGAAGCAGTGAGAAAGTTAGATGTGGTCATTTCTACCTCTGTGTGGAGTAAATCATACCCTATCGGTTCTGACACGCCATTTGTCAGAGGTTCGTCCAAACGCAAGCTCAGGGATGTCAGGGTCCGTCTTAAATTCTCATTGCCAGATGTGCGCCAATGGACTGAACCATCCGGTTGTACAGCCCCCGAATCCCCCCTGACCTCCGAGGCAACCCCACCCTGTTTATCAAATCCGAATGGTTTGTTTTCCATGGCCCTCGCCGGGGCATTCCAGACATGGTCTTCTCCTGTTGTTTCTGGGCCGCTGCGCTCCGTAACTGCGCAGCGAGTTCTGTCGAATCCTCTGGACCGTGTTTCCAAGCCCGTCGCATCGAAGGACGAGTCGGCCGCTCCCTTGCTCACAGTGTCACAGTCGAGAGCCTGAATATTTTCATAATGAATTCCAGATGTGTATTCGGCGACCGGGGTGGTGTGGTCCACAACCTCCGACTCAGTCTGGCCTCTCAACAACTTCCCTCGCCCGTTACCACGAAGGGTTTCCGAATTTCCAGATCCGATTACCAGCCCTACCTCTGGTTGACCTGTGCCTGGCGAAGGCAACTGCTTCGTTTTTATCCGATTCCTGTAAAACCGGTCACACCTTCGCTCCTCACGGGTAAATCTGCGGATAGGGAGTCGTTCGGGTGTTTCTGTTGGTTTCCATTTCGCTTTGCCTGGAGCGGCGGTGGAGTACGAGAGACCACAGCACGTTTGACCCATTCTGCACACGGTAGTAGTAGCGCACAAGTCACACCTTCCAAGATGTATCAAATTTGAAACAATTCGCACTGTGCAGCAAAGTAACACATGAGTCACGTGCTCCACTCATTGTTGCCAATGATGAATGACAATTATAGGAACATGTTTGTATGTCCCATATCTGCAAGAAAAAACAAGATGAAAACAGTTTTAGAATATTTTGCCAAAACACAACATAGGCTAGTCTACTGCTTTCCATTTGGTCTGATCTATGTGATATTTCAATAAACCACTCCAAACAATGTCATAAGGTACACCATTTTGCTTTCATTAAAGAGATAAGTGACATTTGTGTCTGTGTGGCGGGTGAACAAAAATGAATTTGGCTGTAAAACAGGAACGCTTTTTTTGTTTTTCTGTGCCTTTTGAGGCGAAAgctttgctcatgtttcttgccTTGGGATTGTTGCCTCAAGTCTGTTTTGTTTGGCTTGAGATGGATGGTTTATGCCAGAGCTCAGAGCCCTATTCTACAAATCAGGGTTGAAGAGTTAAAGCCAATGTATGCATGATCTGAACATTTGGTCTGAGGATTCGTATGGCGGGCGTCACGCAATTCGCTGAGGCCCTGGCGGCATGCGGAGGCCAAATCTACCTCCATACAACATTGCTGTGTGCCTCAAATGTTGTGACAATGCGAAGTGGTCTGTTTTGCTCCGCGTTAACATAATTGTTTGACGGTATGTGGGGGcgtgaggtcctgtataaacacaaactcacttccttggcAACTTCCTTCACAGCAGCTCTGCGAAGCATAAAAAGTATGTTTGCTCTGACATCTGTGGAGGCCGCATCGCAGTAAATGCTGTACTGCCACTGCAGATGGATGATTGATCATGCAAATAATTTGACCGAGATAACTTTGGTCCACTCTCGAGTTCAACTCGGGATAACCAGTACCACGAAAGTGGCTCACCTTTCAGTCAGGTACATTTCGATGGCAACAaatccttcagaactaacctgctccagggcggGCTAACTCCATTTATCCTGAATGAAGAGTCTGAGCCACAagttgaggaccaatgaaatcagatACCCTCCATCTCGCAAAGATTGCATAGTCATC
This DNA window, taken from Oncorhynchus gorbuscha isolate QuinsamMale2020 ecotype Even-year linkage group LG13, OgorEven_v1.0, whole genome shotgun sequence, encodes the following:
- the LOC123993096 gene encoding inositol-trisphosphate 3-kinase C-like, which codes for MGQTCCGLSYSTAAPGKAKWKPTETPERLPIRRFTREERRCDRFYRNRIKTKQLPSPGTGQPEVGLVIGSGNSETLRGNGRGKLLRGQTESEVVDHTTPVAEYTSGIHYENIQALDCDTVSKGAADSSFDATGLETRSRGFDRTRCAVTERSGPETTGEDHVWNAPARAMENKPFGFDKQGGVASEVRGDSGAVQPDGSVHWRTSGNENLRRTLTSLSLRLDEPLTNGVSEPIGYDLLHTEVEMTTSNFLTASREPEAVRKNDQNGCSVESGNQEDPSINSPIQPHGQVQSPLGSQSFPGTIPKLIITRDLSPSWTQETLDPRTMGLGVGGSSLGPHADDESPCSDSGCGGSPALMRFHRKLSNSSSAGCLSSASSFEESEDDFNGSDIEPSLSPVIGNTLGSPDESTGTKQWQKLKTMVHWSPFVVSFKKRYPWVQLAGHEGNFQAGEYGRLLKRYCECEQLCLSKLMGDTLRPYVPGYYGVVQRNEQDYNLMDDLLADFDSPSLMDCKMGSRTYLEEELLKAREHPRLRRDMYEKMMAVDPGAPTDQERAQQGILKPRYMQWRETLSSTATLGFRIEGIKRADGTCNTNFKMTKHREQVMQALGDFVDGNIQILNLYLQRLKELRSVLEKSQFFRTHEVVGSSLLFVHDASGQACVWMIDFGKTVPLPALLTLDHRTPWMEGNHEDGYLWGLDNLIDILSTMLPPSP